Proteins encoded by one window of Phytohabitans houttuyneae:
- a CDS encoding beta-galactosidase, whose product MSHSVGVRYCSILFSSVRKRWRPDVVLWYGGDYNPEQWPESVWPEDVRLMREAGVNLATVGVFAWAWLEPAEGEYAFDRLDRILDGLHAGGIRVDLATATASPPAWFSHAYPEILPVDAGGRRLTYGSRQAFCPSSPRYRQAAARLAEQLARRYHDHPALAMWHVHNEYGCHNAHCYCDVSAGAFRDWLRGRYGDDLDALNEAWGTAFWSQTYTDWAQVQPPRATVTSSNPGQVLDFKRFSSDEHLTNFTAERDLLHKLSPGVPVTTNLMTAACFDLDYWAWGREMTGTDRLVSNDHYLVGDDPREAPAQSAYAADLSRSLGGGAPWLLMEHSTSAVNWQPRNFAKRPGQLIRESLGNVARGSEGAMFFQWRASRAGSEKWHSAMLPHAGTDSKVWREVVRLGGILRDVSEVEGSRTVADVAVLLDYPSAWAQEARNQPSVDMAAFTEIMRWHATLWRAGVTADLAHPGADLSGYRLVLAPALYLLTTAAADNLRSYVEGGGTLAVGPYSGLVDEHDHVHPAPLPGALAGLLGVRVEEFYPTSEPVPLDDGSTGTVWTEALHSAGAEVLASYADGPLAGGAALTRHGTAWYTSTRLADPDLARWLGAVAETAGVAPTHPVPAGVEAVRRRHADGRTYLFLMNHAETPAGVEAAGVDLLTGAAWTGQLDAGGVAVLREA is encoded by the coding sequence ATGTCACACAGTGTGGGCGTGCGGTACTGTTCAATTCTGTTCAGTTCCGTGCGGAAGCGGTGGAGGCCGGACGTGGTGCTGTGGTACGGCGGTGACTACAACCCCGAGCAGTGGCCGGAGAGCGTGTGGCCCGAGGACGTGCGGCTCATGCGCGAGGCGGGGGTCAACCTCGCCACCGTCGGCGTCTTCGCCTGGGCGTGGCTGGAGCCGGCCGAGGGAGAGTACGCGTTCGACCGCCTCGACCGCATCCTCGACGGCCTGCACGCCGGCGGCATCCGCGTCGACCTCGCCACCGCCACCGCGTCGCCGCCGGCCTGGTTCTCCCACGCGTACCCGGAGATCCTCCCGGTCGACGCCGGCGGGCGCCGCCTGACGTACGGCAGCCGCCAGGCCTTCTGCCCCAGCTCGCCGCGCTACCGCCAGGCCGCGGCGCGCCTGGCCGAGCAGCTCGCCCGCCGCTACCACGACCACCCCGCGCTGGCGATGTGGCACGTCCACAACGAGTACGGGTGCCACAATGCGCACTGCTACTGCGACGTGTCCGCGGGCGCGTTCCGCGACTGGCTGCGCGGGCGGTACGGCGACGACCTGGACGCGCTCAACGAGGCGTGGGGCACCGCGTTCTGGTCACAGACGTACACGGACTGGGCGCAGGTGCAGCCGCCCCGCGCGACGGTCACCTCGTCCAACCCGGGACAGGTGCTCGACTTCAAGCGGTTCAGCTCGGACGAGCACCTGACCAACTTCACCGCGGAGCGCGACCTGCTGCACAAGCTCTCGCCCGGCGTGCCCGTCACCACCAACCTCATGACCGCCGCCTGCTTCGACCTCGACTACTGGGCCTGGGGGCGGGAGATGACCGGCACCGACCGGCTCGTCTCCAACGACCACTACCTGGTCGGTGACGACCCGCGGGAGGCGCCGGCCCAGTCGGCGTACGCGGCGGACCTGAGCCGCTCGCTCGGCGGCGGCGCGCCGTGGCTGCTGATGGAGCACTCCACCAGCGCGGTCAACTGGCAGCCGCGCAACTTCGCCAAGCGGCCGGGCCAGCTCATCCGGGAGAGCCTCGGCAACGTGGCGCGCGGCTCCGAGGGCGCGATGTTCTTCCAGTGGCGGGCCAGCCGCGCCGGCTCCGAAAAGTGGCACTCGGCGATGCTGCCGCACGCCGGTACCGACTCGAAGGTGTGGCGCGAGGTGGTGCGCCTCGGCGGCATCCTGCGGGATGTGTCCGAAGTGGAGGGTTCGCGCACCGTCGCCGACGTGGCCGTGCTGCTTGACTACCCGAGCGCGTGGGCGCAGGAGGCGCGCAACCAGCCGAGCGTCGACATGGCCGCGTTCACCGAGATCATGCGGTGGCACGCGACGTTGTGGCGGGCCGGCGTCACCGCCGACCTCGCCCACCCCGGCGCCGACCTTTCCGGGTACCGGCTGGTGCTCGCGCCCGCCCTATATCTGCTCACCACCGCGGCGGCGGACAACCTGCGCTCCTATGTGGAAGGCGGCGGAACGCTGGCGGTGGGACCGTACAGCGGGCTTGTCGACGAGCACGACCACGTCCATCCCGCGCCGCTGCCGGGTGCGCTCGCCGGGCTGCTCGGCGTGCGGGTCGAGGAGTTCTACCCGACGAGCGAGCCGGTGCCGCTGGACGACGGGTCGACCGGCACCGTGTGGACCGAGGCGCTGCACAGTGCGGGCGCCGAGGTGCTCGCGTCCTATGCGGACGGTCCGCTCGCCGGCGGAGCGGCGCTCACCCGGCACGGCACCGCCTGGTACACGAGCACCCGCTTGGCCGACCCCGACCTGGCCCGCTGGCTCGGCGCCGTGGCGGAGACGGCCGGCGTCGCGCCCACCCACCCGGTGCCGGCGGGCGTCGAGGCGGTCCGCCGGCGGCACGCGGACGGCCGCACGTACCTCTTCCTGATGAACCACGCCGAAACGCCCGCCGGGGTCGAGGCCGCGGGTGTCGATCTGCTGACCGGCGCGGCCTGGACCGGGCAGCTCGACGCCGGCGGCGTCGCCGTCCTGCGGGAGGCCTGA
- a CDS encoding MBL fold metallo-hydrolase, with protein MPLTRALGPMAVVALHDGDGTFFQPREEAFPQVSDELWARADERDPGAVTADGQWLLRFRCFAVRHGDRVTLVDAGIGPADSLAASWAPVPGRLPQELAAAGIDPADVDTVVLSHLHTDHIGWAVIGTPYFPNATYLVQRADVAAFARPALEDRLFAPLKATGQLRLVEGDVPISAGVTAIATPGHTPGHQSVLVEYGEQQLLITGDLLVHAVQLIAPDIPYLHEMDPETARNSRTKLLKPDIILATPHLTEPFVRA; from the coding sequence ATGCCACTCACCCGTGCCCTCGGCCCAATGGCGGTCGTCGCCCTCCACGACGGCGACGGGACGTTCTTTCAGCCGCGCGAGGAGGCATTTCCGCAGGTCAGCGACGAGCTGTGGGCGCGCGCCGACGAGCGCGACCCGGGCGCCGTGACGGCGGACGGGCAGTGGCTGCTGCGGTTTCGGTGCTTCGCGGTGCGGCACGGCGACCGCGTGACGCTGGTCGACGCGGGCATCGGACCCGCGGACTCGCTCGCCGCCTCCTGGGCTCCCGTGCCCGGCCGCCTGCCGCAGGAGCTGGCCGCCGCCGGCATCGACCCGGCCGACGTCGACACCGTGGTCCTCAGCCATCTCCACACCGACCACATCGGCTGGGCCGTCATCGGCACGCCATATTTTCCGAATGCCACCTACCTGGTGCAACGCGCGGACGTGGCGGCGTTCGCGCGGCCCGCGCTCGAAGACCGCCTCTTCGCGCCACTCAAGGCGACCGGACAGCTCAGGCTCGTGGAGGGCGACGTCCCGATCTCCGCGGGAGTCACCGCGATCGCGACGCCCGGCCACACGCCGGGGCATCAATCGGTGCTTGTCGAGTACGGGGAGCAGCAGCTACTCATCACGGGCGATCTGTTGGTCCACGCCGTCCAGCTCATCGCGCCGGATATCCCGTACCTGCATGAAATGGACCCGGAGACGGCGCGCAACTCCCGGACGAAGCTGTTGAAACCCGACATCATCCTCGCCACACCCCATCTGACCGAGCCGTTCGTCCGGGCGTAA
- a CDS encoding glycoside hydrolase family 36 protein gives MLFEILDEVRVDAGTARVYEEGWQSWSPTSWYPVDAPPPRPATDWRRRGNYRPEIAAPVDGFQGEGLLAIDPGDGGPLRVYAAPDPLTVPSIRAALVDGHVVVSANGQVTAHTGVPLGDWATGFARTSGADLPRVAPTAWCSWYHYFDQVTETDIEENIAAINERDLPVDVVQVDGGWQAAVGDWLHLSDRFASLDGVAGRIRDAGLRAGIWVAPFWVEEGSWLAREHPEWLIAGPDGLPVSAGQHWGAPSYGLDTTNPAAADHLREVFDWLANLGFDYFKIDFVYAAALSGSRHTGVEPLAAYRSGVALVREVIGPDAYLLGCGAPILPSVGLYDAMRVSADTAPAYEPADGDLSQPSQRAATLSTAGRAWQHGRFWVNDPDCLIVRPEVERREEWAATVERYGGLRVSSDRIAALDDWGLETTRRLLSDPPPPTPFNQEHF, from the coding sequence GTGCTCTTCGAGATCCTCGATGAGGTCCGAGTCGACGCGGGGACGGCCCGGGTCTACGAGGAGGGGTGGCAATCCTGGTCACCTACCTCCTGGTACCCCGTTGACGCGCCGCCACCCCGCCCGGCGACCGATTGGCGGCGGCGGGGCAACTACCGGCCGGAGATCGCCGCGCCGGTGGACGGCTTCCAAGGCGAAGGGCTGCTGGCGATCGACCCCGGCGACGGCGGCCCCCTGCGCGTGTACGCCGCGCCCGACCCGCTGACCGTCCCGTCGATCCGGGCCGCGCTCGTCGACGGCCACGTCGTGGTCTCGGCAAACGGCCAGGTCACCGCGCACACCGGCGTGCCGCTCGGCGACTGGGCGACCGGCTTCGCGCGTACCTCCGGCGCCGACCTGCCGCGCGTGGCGCCGACGGCGTGGTGCTCCTGGTACCACTACTTCGACCAGGTCACAGAAACGGACATCGAGGAGAACATCGCCGCGATCAACGAGCGCGACCTGCCGGTCGACGTGGTCCAGGTGGACGGCGGCTGGCAGGCGGCCGTGGGCGACTGGCTCCACCTCTCCGACCGGTTCGCCTCGCTCGACGGGGTGGCCGGGCGGATCCGCGACGCCGGACTGCGCGCCGGGATCTGGGTGGCGCCGTTCTGGGTCGAGGAGGGCAGCTGGCTGGCCCGCGAGCACCCGGAGTGGCTGATCGCCGGCCCCGACGGCCTCCCGGTCTCGGCCGGCCAGCACTGGGGCGCCCCGTCGTACGGGCTGGACACCACCAACCCGGCCGCCGCCGACCACCTGCGCGAGGTCTTCGACTGGCTCGCCAACCTCGGCTTCGACTACTTCAAAATCGACTTCGTGTACGCGGCCGCGCTGTCCGGCTCGCGCCACACTGGCGTGGAGCCCCTGGCCGCGTACCGGAGCGGGGTCGCCCTCGTCCGCGAGGTCATCGGCCCGGACGCGTACCTGCTGGGGTGCGGCGCCCCGATCCTGCCCAGCGTCGGCCTCTACGACGCGATGCGCGTGTCGGCGGACACCGCCCCGGCGTACGAGCCCGCGGACGGCGACCTTTCCCAGCCCTCGCAGCGCGCCGCCACCCTCTCCACCGCCGGGCGCGCCTGGCAGCACGGCCGCTTCTGGGTGAACGACCCGGACTGCCTGATCGTCCGCCCGGAGGTCGAGCGCCGCGAGGAGTGGGCAGCGACCGTCGAGCGGTACGGCGGCCTGCGCGTCAGCTCCGACCGGATCGCCGCCCTGGACGACTGGGGCCTCGAGACCACCCGCCGCCTGCTCAGCGACCCGCCCCCACCCACGCCGTTCAACCAGGAGCATTTCTGA
- a CDS encoding DeoR/GlpR family DNA-binding transcription regulator → MLAPQRQSAILDRVRASGGVRVTDLAAEFGVSDMTIRRDLEALADRGLLAKVHGGATSVRPGSTDEPGFEAKSIRQRAEKAAIAARAAGLVTPGTAVALSAGTTTAELAQRLVDVPELTVVTNSIPVADVFYRAGRPDQTVVLTGGMRTPSDALVGPVALTAIRSLHLDVLFLGVHGMSERAGFTTPNLMEADTNRALVAAAERLVVLADHTKWGTVGISSIAELSEAHVVVSDAGLSTPARATLSEHVEELVIVP, encoded by the coding sequence ATGCTCGCACCGCAGCGCCAGTCCGCGATCCTGGACCGGGTCCGGGCCTCCGGTGGGGTGCGGGTGACCGACCTCGCCGCCGAGTTCGGCGTGTCCGACATGACGATCCGCCGCGACCTGGAGGCGCTAGCCGACCGGGGGCTGCTGGCCAAGGTGCACGGCGGCGCCACCTCCGTGCGCCCCGGCTCCACCGACGAGCCCGGCTTCGAGGCCAAGTCCATCCGCCAGCGGGCGGAAAAGGCCGCCATCGCGGCGCGGGCGGCGGGGCTGGTCACTCCCGGGACCGCGGTCGCCCTTTCCGCGGGTACCACCACCGCGGAGCTTGCCCAGCGCCTCGTCGACGTGCCCGAGCTGACCGTCGTGACCAACTCGATCCCGGTCGCCGACGTCTTCTACCGCGCCGGCCGCCCCGACCAGACGGTGGTGCTGACCGGCGGGATGCGTACACCCTCCGACGCGCTCGTCGGGCCCGTGGCGCTCACCGCGATCCGCTCGCTCCACCTTGACGTGCTGTTCCTCGGCGTACACGGGATGAGCGAGCGCGCCGGCTTCACCACGCCCAACCTGATGGAGGCGGACACCAACCGGGCCCTGGTCGCCGCCGCCGAACGCCTCGTCGTGCTGGCCGACCACACCAAGTGGGGCACGGTCGGCATCTCCTCCATCGCCGAGCTGTCCGAGGCCCACGTCGTCGTGAGCGACGCGGGCCTTTCCACACCCGCCCGGGCCACCCTGTCCGAGCACGTCGAGGAGTTGGTGATCGTCCCGTGA
- a CDS encoding alkaline phosphatase D family protein produces the protein MANPYPISRRHFVAAGAGLVVGPMLLSIDDGAEAHIRSTAGGPLPPGLFTLGVASGDPLPDAVVIWTRLAPQPLAGGGMPERAVAVHWEVAEDERFRRIRQRGVAVAHPKLGHSVHVDVRGLRPDSVYHYRFRAGSEISPVGRTRTAPAAHARPRQLRFAFASCQDYQAGLYTAHHHLAQEDLAFVAFLGDYIYENTPNPAAFRVHEGTGEPITLAQYRNRHAQYRTDPDLQSSHAAFPWIVTFDDHEVDNNWADEIPQDPDLQSPEAFRARRAAAFQAYYEHMPLRREATPRGLDMRLYRRLRFGGLASVHVLDTRQYRSDQAATIEEANDPALSMTGAEQERWLVRGLRESGSTWNVLANQVMWASNDRRAGPEKVYDLDNWDGYRVQRRRLLEFFGSGQVDNPVVITGDRHCTWVCDLKPDFDDPASPVVGAEITGTSITSGGNADPVPFHNTYDPIMAESPHWKYIDNQRGYVVCDVTRERMLSSLRLVDTVRAPDSTVRTAAQFLVEAGRPGISVVNRG, from the coding sequence ATGGCTAACCCGTACCCCATCAGCCGGCGGCACTTCGTCGCCGCAGGCGCTGGCCTCGTGGTCGGACCCATGCTCCTCTCCATCGACGACGGCGCCGAAGCACACATCCGCTCGACGGCGGGCGGCCCGCTCCCGCCCGGCCTCTTCACGCTCGGCGTGGCCTCCGGCGACCCGCTGCCGGACGCCGTCGTCATCTGGACCCGCCTCGCCCCGCAGCCGCTGGCCGGCGGTGGCATGCCCGAGCGTGCGGTCGCCGTGCACTGGGAGGTAGCCGAGGACGAGCGCTTCCGCCGCATCCGCCAGCGTGGCGTCGCCGTCGCCCACCCGAAACTCGGCCACTCGGTGCACGTCGACGTGCGCGGGCTGCGCCCGGACAGCGTGTACCACTACCGCTTCCGCGCCGGCAGCGAGATCTCGCCCGTGGGGCGTACCCGCACCGCGCCGGCGGCGCACGCACGGCCGCGGCAGCTGCGCTTCGCGTTCGCCAGCTGCCAGGACTACCAGGCGGGCCTGTACACGGCACACCATCACCTGGCGCAGGAGGACCTGGCGTTCGTGGCCTTCCTCGGCGACTACATCTACGAGAACACGCCCAACCCGGCCGCCTTCCGCGTGCACGAGGGCACCGGTGAGCCGATCACGCTCGCGCAGTACCGCAACCGGCACGCCCAGTACCGCACCGACCCGGACCTGCAGAGCTCGCACGCCGCGTTTCCGTGGATCGTCACCTTCGACGACCACGAGGTGGACAACAACTGGGCCGACGAGATCCCGCAGGACCCCGACCTGCAGTCGCCGGAGGCGTTCCGGGCGCGGCGGGCGGCGGCGTTCCAGGCGTACTACGAGCACATGCCGCTGCGCCGCGAGGCGACGCCCCGCGGGCTGGACATGCGCCTCTACCGGCGGCTCCGCTTCGGCGGCCTGGCGAGCGTGCACGTGCTGGACACGCGGCAGTACCGCAGCGACCAGGCTGCCACGATCGAGGAGGCGAACGACCCGGCCCTGAGCATGACCGGCGCCGAGCAGGAGCGGTGGCTGGTGCGCGGCCTGCGCGAGTCCGGCAGCACCTGGAACGTGCTGGCCAACCAGGTCATGTGGGCGTCCAACGACCGCCGCGCCGGGCCGGAGAAGGTCTACGACCTGGACAACTGGGACGGGTACCGGGTGCAGCGCCGCCGGCTGCTGGAGTTCTTCGGCTCCGGCCAGGTGGACAACCCCGTCGTGATCACGGGTGACCGCCACTGCACGTGGGTGTGCGACCTCAAGCCGGACTTCGACGACCCCGCCTCGCCGGTCGTGGGCGCCGAGATCACCGGTACGTCGATCACGTCGGGCGGCAACGCGGACCCGGTGCCGTTCCACAACACGTACGACCCGATCATGGCGGAGAGCCCGCACTGGAAGTACATCGACAACCAGCGCGGCTACGTGGTCTGTGACGTCACGCGCGAGCGGATGCTCAGCTCGCTGCGGCTCGTCGACACGGTGCGCGCACCGGACTCCACCGTGCGAACGGCCGCCCAGTTTCTGGTGGAAGCCGGGCGGCCGGGCATTTCAGTGGTCAACCGGGGCTAG
- a CDS encoding NADP-dependent isocitrate dehydrogenase yields the protein MAKIKVENPVVELDGDEMTRIIWKQIREQLILPYLDVELEYYDLSIQYRDETDDQVTIDAANAIKRHGVGVKCATITPDEARVEEFGLKKMWRSPNGTIRNILGGVVFREPIIMSNVPRLVPGWTKPIIIGRHAHGDQYKATDFVVPGPGTVTITYTPQDGSAPVELEVAKFPGGGIAMGMYNFDDSIRDFARASFRYGLDRGYPVYLSTKNTILKAYDGRFKDLFAEVFEAEFKDQFAAAGITYEHRLIDDMVAAALKWEGGFVWAAKNYDGDVQSDTVAQGFGSLGLMTSVLMTPDGRTVEAEAAHGTVTRHYRQWQKGEKTSTNPIASIFAWTRGLAHRGKLDNTPAVTEFADKLEQVCIETVEGGQMTKDLALLIARDAPWLTTDEFMNALDQNLSKKLA from the coding sequence ATGGCGAAGATCAAAGTAGAGAACCCCGTTGTCGAGCTCGACGGCGACGAGATGACCCGGATTATCTGGAAGCAGATCCGGGAGCAGCTGATCCTGCCCTACCTCGATGTCGAGCTCGAGTACTACGACCTCTCGATCCAGTACCGCGACGAGACCGACGACCAGGTCACGATCGACGCGGCCAACGCCATCAAGCGCCACGGCGTCGGCGTCAAGTGCGCCACCATCACGCCCGACGAGGCGCGGGTGGAGGAGTTCGGCCTCAAGAAGATGTGGCGCTCGCCGAACGGCACGATCCGCAACATCCTCGGCGGCGTGGTCTTCCGCGAGCCGATCATCATGTCCAACGTGCCGCGCCTCGTGCCCGGCTGGACCAAGCCCATCATCATCGGCCGTCACGCCCACGGCGACCAGTACAAGGCGACCGACTTCGTGGTGCCCGGCCCCGGCACGGTGACCATCACGTACACGCCGCAGGACGGCTCCGCGCCCGTCGAGCTTGAGGTGGCGAAGTTCCCCGGCGGCGGCATCGCGATGGGCATGTACAACTTCGACGACTCGATCCGCGACTTCGCGCGCGCCTCGTTCCGGTACGGGCTGGACCGCGGCTACCCGGTCTACCTGTCCACCAAGAACACGATCCTCAAGGCGTACGACGGCCGCTTCAAGGACCTGTTCGCCGAGGTGTTCGAGGCGGAGTTCAAGGACCAGTTCGCGGCGGCCGGCATCACGTACGAGCACCGCCTGATCGACGACATGGTCGCGGCCGCCCTGAAGTGGGAGGGCGGCTTCGTGTGGGCCGCCAAGAACTACGACGGCGACGTGCAGTCCGACACGGTGGCGCAGGGCTTCGGCTCGCTGGGCCTGATGACGTCGGTGCTCATGACGCCCGACGGCCGTACGGTCGAGGCCGAGGCGGCGCACGGCACTGTCACCCGGCACTACCGGCAGTGGCAGAAGGGCGAGAAGACCTCGACCAACCCGATCGCCTCGATCTTCGCCTGGACGCGCGGCCTCGCTCACCGGGGCAAGCTGGACAACACGCCGGCGGTCACCGAGTTTGCCGACAAGCTCGAGCAGGTCTGCATCGAGACCGTCGAGGGTGGCCAGATGACCAAGGACCTCGCGCTGCTCATCGCGCGGGACGCGCCGTGGCTGACCACCGACGAGTTCATGAACGCGCTGGACCAGAACCTGAGCAAGAAGCTGGCCTGA
- a CDS encoding DUF397 domain-containing protein: MWLERADLPCGPAIGAVAATADILTPPPGQPAALTISVDTRRSLPPRLRQTSIGRPWRIASDRTATRSCQKGTGSLNSASFAGRAWFKSVRSNIHSDCVEVAIGDHEVAMRDSKAPDGPVLVFAHAAWLDFIDCVKVDGFRPSGEVTAEE, encoded by the coding sequence ATGTGGCTGGAACGGGCCGATCTGCCATGCGGGCCGGCTATCGGCGCGGTTGCCGCCACCGCTGACATCCTCACTCCCCCGCCGGGGCAGCCAGCAGCTCTCACGATCAGCGTGGATACACGCCGGTCGCTGCCACCACGCCTACGGCAAACCAGCATCGGCAGACCTTGGCGGATCGCGAGCGATCGGACCGCCACACGGTCCTGCCAGAAGGGCACCGGGTCATTGAATAGCGCCAGCTTTGCCGGCCGTGCCTGGTTCAAGAGCGTTCGTTCCAATATCCACTCAGACTGCGTGGAGGTTGCGATCGGCGATCACGAAGTGGCCATGCGCGACTCGAAAGCTCCGGATGGACCAGTACTCGTGTTTGCGCACGCGGCCTGGCTCGACTTCATCGACTGCGTGAAGGTCGACGGCTTCCGACCCAGCGGGGAGGTGACTGCCGAAGAGTAG
- a CDS encoding DUF6082 family protein: MISALALGGVVISLTLQRRQVQVSQIVAARERHFELVMLAFEDPQLVFEQSPLLMTDGNRKIWMHSNLWMTQWSLLWQLRQIDEPKLKRLAFTLFQDPTRLTWWQTTGTTWSDDRSRRGREFFRIVTAAHEDARAMTVRGGPSSTHPEPPTAGAPVARCRHDPSGSTDSHH, from the coding sequence ATGATCTCGGCACTCGCCCTGGGCGGCGTGGTCATTTCCTTGACGCTCCAACGACGCCAGGTCCAGGTCTCCCAGATCGTCGCCGCGCGAGAACGGCACTTCGAGCTTGTCATGCTCGCCTTCGAGGATCCGCAGCTGGTCTTTGAGCAGTCGCCTCTGCTCATGACCGACGGCAACCGGAAGATCTGGATGCATTCGAATCTTTGGATGACACAGTGGAGCCTTCTGTGGCAGCTGCGGCAGATCGACGAGCCAAAGCTCAAGCGACTCGCGTTTACTCTCTTTCAGGACCCAACTCGTCTGACCTGGTGGCAGACCACGGGCACCACGTGGTCCGATGATCGATCGAGACGCGGCCGCGAGTTCTTCCGGATCGTAACGGCTGCCCACGAGGACGCACGGGCAATGACAGTTCGGGGTGGGCCGTCTTCCACCCACCCCGAACCGCCTACAGCAGGTGCACCCGTTGCTCGTTGCCGTCACGATCCCTCAGGATCAACTGACAGCCATCACTGA